TCAAGCACGCGCGCGATGCCGACTGGCGTGACGACGCGTGGTTCACGACGAAGCTCGACGCCTTCGAGAAGGCGTCGAGCTCGTTCGGACCGCAGTGAGGATCAGCGCACGACGGCGGTGACCGAGGCGAGGCGCTGCAGCACCTCGTGGCTGATCGAGCCGAGCAGGAACGTACGCAGGCGGCCGTGGCCACGCGTGCCGACGACCGTCAGACGTGCGCTTTCTCCGAGCTCGTTGAGCACCTGCGAGGGGTAGCCCTCGGCGACGCGCTCGGTGATCTCGAGGTCCGGGTAGCGGCTGCGGAGTCCGCCGAGTGACACCGACAGCGCCTCCTGGGCTGCGCCCTGCATGCCCGAGCGATACATCTCCGGAACCACGGCGAGTGAGTTGCGGGGCGCGGAGATGGGCGTCCACACCGTGACGGCCGTCAGCGGCTCGCCCAGCCGGTCGGCCTCGGCGGCGGCGAAGGCGATCGCGTGCTCGGAGACAGGGGAGCCGTCCACGCCGACGACGACGCCGCGGCGGGCGGACACATCCACATCGAAGTCAGGCACGACGATCACCGGACTGTGCGCGGCGGCGGCGATGCGGATGCCGTGCGCGCCGCGTGCGGGACCCTGACCGGGGCCGCGATAGTCGCTGCCGATGACGAGAAGCGCCGCGGTCCGGGACGCCTCGATGAGAACCTGCACCGGGTTGCCGGCTTCGACGCGGGTCATGACGACGAGCCCGTCGGCGGCGATGCGGGCCGCTTCGGCGTCCAGATGCGCCTGGGCTTCGGCGAGAGTCGCGGTGAGGATGTCTGCTTCGCCGACGGCGCCGATGGCCCCTCCGACGATGCTCACCAACTCCAGGTGCTGCCTGCGGGCGATGGCTCGCGCGGCTGCCCAGTCGACAGCGCGACGGCTGGCTGCGGCTTCGGTGACGCCGACGACGATCTTCTCAGTCATTGCGGTTCCTCCTCGTTCGGTGCGGCAAGTCTACGAACAAAGTGCGACGCGGGGGTGGGCTGAGCGCCGTGGAAATCGGGGCTGCCTAGCGCTGGTCGTCCCAGGGGCCTTCCCACCAGTTCCCGCCGTTGTGGCGTCCGCGGCGGGAACGCACCCACTGCACGATCACGACGACGAGGGTTGTCGAGATGATGCCGATCATCACGAGGAACATGAGATCGCGACTGTTCATGGGCGCTTCCCCTCTGCGGCGTCCGCGACGATCTTGGCGATCCGCGCGGCGCGGGTCTCGTCTCTTTTCGCCATGGCGATGTTCGTCAGTCCGAGCTTCTTGACCGACTTCGGAAACGCATCCCAGTGCGCACGAGCGGCGGGCACGGCGTCGAGTGCGGCGGTCAGCTCAGGCGGTTCGATGCCGGCTTCGGGGCCATCGAGCATCGTCCACGAGCCGTCCTGTCGTGCCTTCTCCAGCACGCGGATGCCCGCGGGGGCGAGCAGGCCCGCCGCTTCGAGGTCGACGAGGCGAGCCTTGTTCGTCGCCGCCCAGCCGCTGCCCGATCGGCGCGGTGAGAACCACTGGCCGTTCGAACCATCGTCGAACGTGCGCACGGGCCCATCGATCCACCCGAAGCACAGTGCCTGGCGGACCGCGTCTTCATAGCTGACGCCGTCGACGGCCGCGCCGCGGACGTTCAGCAGCCACACCCCGGCCGTACGCGTGTGATTCTCTTCGAGCCAGGCGCGCCAGCGCGCAGCATCCGCCGCGCTGATGCGCTCGCCCTCGTCGAGAACACCCATGGTCAGTCCTCGACGGACGTGCTCTCGCGGGAAAGCAGGTCGGCCACCGAGTTCACGATCTCATCGGGGCGGAACGGGTACTTCTCGATCTCGGCCTGGTCGCTGATGCCGGTGAGGACGAGCACCGTGTGCAGTCCCGACTCGATGCCGGCGACGATGTCGGTGTCCATGCGGTCGCCGATCATGCCTGTCTTCTTCGAGTGCGCGTTGATCTTGTTGAGGGCCGAGCGGAACATCATCGGGTTCGGCTTGCCGACGACGTACGGCTCTTTGCCGGTGGCCTTCGTGATGAGCGCGGCGATCGCACCGGTCGCAGGCAGCGGGCCATCGGCGCTCGGTCCCGTGGCGTCCGGGTTCGTGACGATGAAACGCGCACCCTTGTTGATGAGGCGGATCGCCTTGGTGATCGCGTCGAAGGAGTAGTTGCGGGTCTCGCCCACGACGACGAAGTCGGGGTTCGTCTCGGTCATGATGAAGCCCGCGTCGTGCAGAGCCGTGAGGATGCCCGCCTCGCCGATGACGAAGGCCGAGCCGTTCGGCACCTGCTGCTTGAGGAAGTCGGCGGTCGCGAGAGCGGAGGTCCAGATACGGTCTTCCGGGACGACCAGACCGCTCGCGCGCAGGCGTGCCGACAGGTCGCGCGCGGTGAAGATCGAGTTGTTGGTGAGTACGAGATACGGGATACCGCGCGCTTCCCAGCCCGCAAGAAGCTCGGATGCTCCGGGGATGGCGATGTTCTCATGGACGAGAACGCCGTCCATGTCGGTCAGCCAGCATTCGATGTCATCGCGGTGTGCCATGTGCTCAGCCTATTGGGCGGGGGCGACGCTGGAGATCACGTGTCAGCGCGCGGCGCGGAGGACGAGTCCTCTCGTCTCAAACGCTGAGCCACACCACTTCGGCCGTGCCCTCGGGCAGTTCCACGGCGACGCCGTCGAGTTCGATCCCCGAAGCGGTGATCGCGATCGTGGAACCGACCGTCAGCCCCAGAGCCTCCAGCGAGCGCAGCAGAGCGGGATCGCGGTCGCTGACACGCAGCACGCGGCCATTGTGACCGGGGGTGGCGTCGGCGAGGAGGACGAAATCCTCGCGGATCACCGCACCGCTGGCATCCGGAATCGCGTCGCCGTGCGGGTCGAATCGCGGCCGTCCCAGCCGCACGTCGATGCCCTCGAGCAGCCGATCGCTGATCGCGTGCTCGAGCACCTCGGCCTCGTCGTGCACCTCATC
The DNA window shown above is from Microbacterium keratanolyticum and carries:
- a CDS encoding universal stress protein; this translates as MTEKIVVGVTEAAASRRAVDWAAARAIARRQHLELVSIVGGAIGAVGEADILTATLAEAQAHLDAEAARIAADGLVVMTRVEAGNPVQVLIEASRTAALLVIGSDYRGPGQGPARGAHGIRIAAAAHSPVIVVPDFDVDVSARRGVVVGVDGSPVSEHAIAFAAAEADRLGEPLTAVTVWTPISAPRNSLAVVPEMYRSGMQGAAQEALSVSLGGLRSRYPDLEITERVAEGYPSQVLNELGESARLTVVGTRGHGRLRTFLLGSISHEVLQRLASVTAVVR
- a CDS encoding HAD-IIA family hydrolase, translating into MAHRDDIECWLTDMDGVLVHENIAIPGASELLAGWEARGIPYLVLTNNSIFTARDLSARLRASGLVVPEDRIWTSALATADFLKQQVPNGSAFVIGEAGILTALHDAGFIMTETNPDFVVVGETRNYSFDAITKAIRLINKGARFIVTNPDATGPSADGPLPATGAIAALITKATGKEPYVVGKPNPMMFRSALNKINAHSKKTGMIGDRMDTDIVAGIESGLHTVLVLTGISDQAEIEKYPFRPDEIVNSVADLLSRESTSVED
- a CDS encoding YdeI/OmpD-associated family protein codes for the protein MGVLDEGERISAADAARWRAWLEENHTRTAGVWLLNVRGAAVDGVSYEDAVRQALCFGWIDGPVRTFDDGSNGQWFSPRRSGSGWAATNKARLVDLEAAGLLAPAGIRVLEKARQDGSWTMLDGPEAGIEPPELTAALDAVPAARAHWDAFPKSVKKLGLTNIAMAKRDETRAARIAKIVADAAEGKRP
- a CDS encoding metal-dependent transcriptional regulator, whose translation is MRSPAADDYLKTVYAHTEWQDAPITPSVLAASLGIAPSSVTEMVKKLAAAGLVSHVPYGAVRLTDEGEQRALTIIRRHRLIETWLVREFGYAWDEVHDEAEVLEHAISDRLLEGIDVRLGRPRFDPHGDAIPDASGAVIREDFVLLADATPGHNGRVLRVSDRDPALLRSLEALGLTVGSTIAITASGIELDGVAVELPEGTAEVVWLSV